One part of the Thiothrix nivea DSM 5205 genome encodes these proteins:
- the fusA gene encoding elongation factor G — protein MARSTPIEQYRNIGIMAHIDAGKTTATERILFYTGVSHKIGEVHDGAATMDWMEQERERGITITSAATTCFWSGMDKQFLQHRVNIIDTPGHVDFTIEVERSLRVLDGAVFVLCAVGGVQPQSETVWRQANKYRVPRMAFVNKMDRSGANFLRVYEQLKAKLNANPVPLQLPIGAEDHFAGVVDLIRMKAIMWNEADRGVTYEAVDIPADMVDSCQEWREKMVEAAAEADEELMDKYLGEGDLSAEEIIRGLRKRTINLEIVPMTCGSAFKNKGIQAVLDKVIELMPSPVDVPAIKGHLDDRNETEAERHPSDDEPFAALAFKIATDPFVGTLTFFRVYSGVLTTQSAVYNPVKGKRERIGRLVQMHSNSREDIDEVRAGDIAAAVGLKEVTTGDTLCDMNQVITLERMDFPDPVISIAVEPKSKADQEKMGLALSKLAQEDPSFRVRTDEETGQTIISGMGELHLEIIVDRMLREFKVGCNVGAPQVAYRETIRKSVESEGKFVRQSGGRGQYGHVWLRIEPLAEGKGYEFENAIVGGVVPREFIPAIDKGVQEQMANGVLAGFPLVDVKVTAFDGSYHDVDSSEMAFKIAGSMGLRAGVLKADPILLEPMMKVEVTTPEDYMGDVIGDLNRRRGLVQGMDDDNGGMIVRAEVPLGAMFGYATDLRSATQGRASYSMEFAKYAEAPASVTQAIVRKETGE, from the coding sequence GTGGCGCGTAGCACTCCCATTGAGCAGTACCGTAATATTGGTATTATGGCGCACATTGATGCCGGCAAGACAACTGCGACCGAACGCATCCTGTTTTACACGGGTGTGTCTCACAAGATTGGGGAAGTGCATGATGGCGCGGCGACCATGGACTGGATGGAGCAGGAGCGCGAACGTGGTATCACGATTACATCTGCTGCCACTACCTGTTTCTGGTCGGGGATGGATAAGCAGTTCCTGCAACATCGTGTCAATATCATAGATACGCCGGGGCACGTGGATTTCACTATAGAGGTGGAACGTTCCCTGCGGGTGCTGGATGGCGCGGTGTTCGTGTTGTGCGCGGTCGGTGGTGTGCAGCCTCAGTCCGAGACTGTTTGGCGTCAGGCGAACAAGTACCGCGTGCCGAGGATGGCTTTTGTCAATAAAATGGATCGTTCCGGGGCTAATTTCCTGCGCGTTTACGAGCAGTTGAAGGCCAAGCTAAATGCTAACCCGGTACCGTTGCAGTTACCTATTGGCGCAGAAGACCATTTTGCTGGCGTCGTTGACCTGATTCGCATGAAGGCTATTATGTGGAATGAGGCGGATCGTGGTGTTACCTATGAGGCTGTTGATATTCCGGCTGATATGGTGGATTCCTGTCAGGAATGGCGCGAAAAGATGGTCGAGGCTGCTGCTGAAGCTGACGAAGAGTTGATGGATAAATATCTCGGTGAGGGCGATCTGTCTGCCGAAGAGATTATCCGTGGCCTGCGCAAACGCACTATCAATCTTGAGATTGTGCCGATGACCTGTGGTTCTGCTTTCAAGAACAAGGGGATTCAAGCGGTCTTGGATAAGGTGATCGAGCTGATGCCTTCGCCGGTTGATGTGCCTGCCATCAAAGGGCATCTGGATGACAGGAATGAAACGGAAGCGGAGCGGCATCCGTCGGATGATGAGCCGTTCGCTGCGTTGGCATTCAAGATTGCGACCGACCCGTTTGTCGGTACTTTGACCTTTTTTCGGGTGTACTCCGGGGTTTTGACGACGCAGAGCGCGGTTTATAACCCGGTCAAGGGCAAGCGTGAGCGGATTGGGCGTTTGGTTCAGATGCATTCCAATTCGCGTGAAGATATTGATGAAGTCCGGGCGGGCGATATTGCTGCTGCGGTTGGGCTGAAAGAAGTGACGACTGGCGATACCCTGTGTGATATGAATCAGGTTATTACGCTGGAGCGTATGGACTTTCCTGATCCGGTTATTTCCATTGCCGTTGAGCCAAAATCTAAGGCTGACCAGGAGAAAATGGGTCTTGCCCTAAGCAAGCTGGCTCAGGAGGATCCGTCTTTCCGCGTGCGTACTGATGAGGAGACAGGCCAAACCATCATTTCTGGCATGGGTGAGTTGCATCTGGAAATTATCGTTGACCGGATGCTGCGGGAATTCAAGGTAGGCTGTAATGTTGGCGCGCCACAGGTTGCGTACCGCGAGACGATCCGCAAGTCAGTCGAATCGGAAGGCAAGTTTGTGCGTCAGTCTGGTGGTCGCGGTCAGTATGGGCATGTCTGGTTGCGGATAGAGCCACTGGCTGAGGGTAAGGGCTACGAATTTGAAAATGCCATTGTGGGTGGCGTGGTTCCTCGGGAATTCATTCCGGCCATAGACAAGGGTGTGCAGGAGCAGATGGCAAATGGTGTGTTGGCTGGTTTTCCGCTAGTTGACGTGAAGGTCACTGCTTTTGATGGTTCCTATCATGATGTGGACTCCAGTGAAATGGCGTTCAAAATTGCTGGCTCCATGGGGTTGCGTGCGGGTGTGCTAAAAGCCGATCCGATATTGCTGGAACCCATGATGAAGGTGGAAGTGACAACCCCGGAAGATTACATGGGGGATGTCATCGGTGACTTGAACCGTCGTCGGGGTCTGGTGCAGGGCATGGATGACGATAACGGCGGCATGATTGTGCGTGCAGAAGTGCCATTGGGTGCAATGTTCGGTTATGCAACCGACCTGCGTTCCGCCACCCAGGGGCGCGCATCGTACAGTATGGAATTTGCAAAATATGCGGAAGCGCCTGCGTCAGTTACCCAGGCGATTGTTAGAAAAGAAACAGGTGAATAG
- the tuf gene encoding elongation factor Tu produces the protein MAKGKFERTKPHVNVGTIGHVDHGKTTLTAALTVCQSRKFGGEAKAYDQIDAAPEEKARGITISTAHVEYESDTRHYAHVDCPGHADYVKNMITGAAQMDGAILVCSAADGPMPQTREHILLSRQVGVPYIVVYMNKCDLVDDEELLELVEMELRELLSSYDFPGDDTPIIKGSARSALEGDQSDIGEPSIARLIEALDTYIPEPERAIDGTFLMPVEDVFSISGRGTVVTGRIERGVVKVGEEIEIVGIRATQKTTVTGVEMFRKLLDQGMAGDNVGLLLRGTKRDDVERGQVLCKPGSIKPHTKFEAEVYVLSKEEGGRHTPFFKGYRPQFYFRTTDVTGACDLPEGVEMVMPGDNVKLVVSLINPIAMEDGLRFAIREGGRTVGAGVVAKIIE, from the coding sequence ATGGCAAAAGGTAAATTTGAGCGCACGAAGCCGCACGTAAACGTAGGTACAATCGGCCACGTCGACCACGGCAAGACGACGCTGACAGCAGCGCTGACAGTGTGTCAGTCCCGCAAGTTTGGTGGCGAAGCAAAAGCTTACGACCAGATTGATGCGGCTCCGGAAGAAAAGGCACGTGGCATCACCATTTCCACGGCGCACGTAGAATACGAATCCGACACCCGCCACTACGCGCACGTCGACTGTCCAGGGCACGCTGACTATGTTAAGAACATGATCACTGGTGCTGCACAGATGGATGGCGCGATCCTGGTTTGTTCCGCAGCTGACGGCCCAATGCCGCAGACCCGTGAGCACATCCTGCTCTCCCGTCAGGTGGGCGTGCCTTACATCGTTGTCTACATGAACAAATGTGACCTGGTTGATGACGAAGAGCTGCTCGAGCTGGTCGAAATGGAGCTGCGTGAACTGCTGTCCAGCTACGACTTCCCTGGCGACGACACCCCAATCATCAAGGGTTCCGCACGCTCCGCCCTGGAAGGCGATCAATCCGACATCGGCGAGCCATCCATTGCCCGCCTGATCGAGGCGCTCGACACCTACATCCCTGAACCAGAGCGAGCCATCGATGGTACTTTCCTGATGCCGGTAGAGGACGTATTCTCCATCTCCGGTCGTGGTACGGTAGTGACAGGCCGTATCGAACGTGGTGTTGTCAAGGTGGGCGAAGAAATCGAAATCGTCGGCATCCGTGCTACCCAGAAAACCACCGTCACTGGTGTTGAGATGTTCCGCAAGCTGCTCGACCAAGGCATGGCGGGTGACAACGTTGGCCTGCTGCTGCGCGGCACCAAACGTGACGACGTGGAACGTGGCCAGGTACTCTGCAAGCCGGGTTCCATCAAGCCGCACACCAAGTTTGAAGCGGAAGTCTACGTCCTGTCCAAGGAGGAAGGTGGCCGTCACACCCCGTTCTTCAAAGGCTACCGCCCACAATTCTACTTCCGTACCACTGACGTGACGGGTGCCTGTGACTTGCCGGAAGGTGTGGAAATGGTCATGCCGGGTGATAACGTCAAGCTGGTTGTCAGCCTGATCAACCCGATTGCGATGGAAGACGGCCTGCGTTTTGCGATCCGTGAAGGTGGCCGTACTGTCGGTGCCGGTGTTGTTGCTAAAATTATTGAGTAA
- the rpsJ gene encoding 30S ribosomal protein S10, with product MSDQRIRIRLKAFDHRLIDRSATEIVETAKRTGARVKGPIPLPTRTERYTVLISPHVNKDARDQYEIRTYKRLMDIIDPTDKTVDALMKLDLAAGVDVQIKLN from the coding sequence ATGTCTGATCAAAGAATCCGTATTCGTCTGAAAGCTTTCGATCATCGTCTGATTGACCGTTCCGCGACTGAAATCGTCGAGACTGCCAAGCGGACGGGTGCGCGTGTCAAGGGGCCAATTCCTCTGCCAACGCGCACAGAGCGCTATACAGTGCTGATTTCACCGCATGTTAACAAGGATGCGCGTGACCAGTATGAAATCCGTACCTACAAGCGTCTGATGGATATTATTGATCCGACTGACAAGACTGTAGACGCCCTGATGAAGCTGGATTTGGCTGCCGGGGTAGATGTACAAATCAAGCTTAACTGA
- the rplC gene encoding 50S ribosomal protein L3: MAIGLLGRKVGMTRIYSEDGGSTPVTVLEVAPNRVSQVKTLETDGYNAVQLSVGEKKSSRVSKSEAGHFAKAGVPAGTFVRESRVDDAFGYELGAELAVSMFEAGQKVDVTGVSKGKGFAGVLKRHHFAGQDRTHGNSLSHRVPGSIGQNQTPGRVFPGKKMAGHLGAVQRTAQNLEVVRVDAERNLLLVKGAVPGANNGDVVVKLSVKA; this comes from the coding sequence ATGGCTATCGGTCTGCTGGGTCGCAAAGTTGGTATGACCCGCATATACAGCGAGGATGGTGGTTCTACCCCTGTCACTGTGCTTGAGGTTGCGCCGAACCGTGTTTCCCAGGTCAAGACGCTGGAAACGGATGGTTACAATGCTGTCCAGTTGTCTGTAGGTGAGAAGAAATCTTCCCGCGTTTCCAAGTCAGAAGCTGGTCATTTTGCCAAGGCGGGCGTGCCTGCTGGTACTTTTGTGCGTGAGTCGCGCGTCGATGATGCGTTTGGCTACGAACTGGGTGCCGAGCTTGCAGTAAGCATGTTTGAGGCTGGTCAGAAAGTTGATGTGACAGGTGTTAGCAAGGGTAAAGGCTTTGCTGGTGTCCTCAAACGCCATCATTTCGCTGGCCAAGACCGCACTCATGGTAACTCTTTGTCACACCGGGTTCCGGGTTCCATTGGTCAGAACCAGACCCCAGGGCGTGTTTTCCCTGGCAAAAAAATGGCTGGTCACCTGGGTGCTGTACAGCGTACTGCCCAGAATCTGGAAGTGGTACGTGTAGACGCTGAGCGCAATCTGTTGCTGGTTAAAGGTGCTGTTCCGGGTGCCAATAACGGTGATGTGGTTGTCAAGCTGTCAGTCAAAGCATAA
- the rplD gene encoding 50S ribosomal protein L4, protein MELQVANGGSVAVSDEIFAREFNEGLVHQAVVAYMAAGRAGTKAQKTRSDVSGGGSKPFRQKGTGRARAGSIRSPLWRTGGKSFAARPRDYSQKLNKKMYRAAMRSIFSELVRQDRFMVVDSFSVAEPKTRLMLAKLKEYGSNDVLLVSDIDDVNVLLSARNIPYCEVATVAGLNPVSLVGHEKVVVTTGAINKIQEWLA, encoded by the coding sequence ATGGAATTACAGGTTGCAAATGGCGGGTCTGTTGCGGTAAGCGATGAGATATTTGCCCGCGAATTTAATGAGGGGCTGGTGCATCAGGCAGTGGTTGCTTATATGGCGGCGGGTCGTGCAGGCACTAAGGCGCAGAAAACCCGCTCTGATGTGAGCGGTGGCGGTTCCAAGCCGTTCCGCCAAAAGGGTACAGGCCGTGCACGCGCCGGCAGTATCCGTAGCCCGTTGTGGCGTACTGGTGGTAAGTCTTTCGCGGCACGCCCGCGTGATTACAGCCAGAAGCTCAATAAAAAGATGTACCGTGCAGCGATGCGCTCCATTTTCTCTGAGTTGGTGCGTCAGGATCGTTTTATGGTGGTTGATTCTTTCAGCGTTGCTGAGCCGAAGACTAGGCTAATGCTGGCGAAGCTGAAAGAATATGGTTCCAATGATGTGCTGCTGGTTTCCGATATTGATGATGTCAATGTCCTACTGTCAGCACGTAACATTCCTTACTGCGAAGTTGCTACTGTTGCAGGCCTGAATCCGGTTAGTCTGGTAGGTCATGAAAAGGTTGTAGTGACAACTGGTGCAATCAACAAGATTCAGGAGTGGCTGGCATGA
- the rplW gene encoding 50S ribosomal protein L23, with product MSMERLYHVLVAPRVTEKTVRASEKANQYVFKVAKNATKQEIKDAVETLFEVKVDQVRTINVKGKQKNFGRRAGQRSDWKKAYVSLSEGFSLDAAAE from the coding sequence ATGAGTATGGAGCGTCTTTACCATGTCCTGGTTGCCCCGCGCGTGACGGAAAAGACTGTCCGTGCCTCTGAAAAGGCTAATCAGTATGTGTTCAAGGTTGCAAAAAATGCAACCAAGCAAGAAATCAAGGATGCTGTCGAGACTTTGTTTGAAGTCAAGGTTGACCAGGTTCGTACCATCAACGTTAAAGGCAAGCAGAAGAACTTTGGGCGTCGCGCCGGTCAACGCAGCGACTGGAAGAAGGCTTATGTAAGCCTGTCCGAAGGTTTCTCTCTGGATGCGGCAGCAGAATAA
- the rplB gene encoding 50S ribosomal protein L2, which produces MAVVKAKPTSPGRRFQVKVVNKELHKGAPFKGLVENQRKSGGRNNTGRITTRHVGGGHRQHYRIIDFKRRKDDIPARVERLEYDPNRSANIALLLYADGERRYIIAPKGLSAGAEVVSGIHAPISVGNSLPMRNIPVGSVIHCIELKTGKGAQLARSAGASAQLVAREGAYATIRLRSGEMRKVPVDCRATIGEVGNSEHGLIKLGKAGAKRWRGVRPTVRGVVMNPVDHPHGGGEGRTSGGRHPVTPWGVPTKGYKTRSNKRTDKMIVRRRNKK; this is translated from the coding sequence ATGGCAGTCGTTAAGGCAAAACCAACCTCTCCAGGGCGTCGATTCCAGGTCAAGGTTGTCAACAAGGAATTGCACAAGGGTGCGCCGTTCAAGGGTTTGGTGGAGAACCAGCGCAAGAGTGGTGGGCGTAATAATACTGGTCGTATCACTACCCGACATGTGGGTGGTGGTCATCGCCAGCACTACCGTATCATCGACTTCAAGCGTCGCAAGGATGATATTCCTGCCCGCGTAGAGCGCTTGGAATATGATCCGAACCGCAGTGCCAATATTGCCCTGTTGTTGTACGCCGATGGCGAGCGCCGTTACATTATTGCGCCGAAAGGTTTAAGCGCGGGTGCGGAAGTTGTTTCCGGCATTCATGCGCCAATCTCTGTTGGTAACAGTTTGCCAATGCGTAATATTCCGGTTGGTAGTGTTATTCACTGCATTGAGTTGAAAACAGGTAAAGGTGCCCAGTTGGCACGTAGCGCTGGTGCTTCTGCCCAATTGGTTGCGCGCGAAGGTGCTTATGCGACTATCCGCTTGCGCTCTGGTGAGATGCGGAAAGTTCCGGTTGATTGCCGTGCAACCATTGGTGAGGTTGGTAACTCTGAACATGGCCTGATTAAGTTGGGTAAAGCGGGTGCCAAACGCTGGCGTGGTGTTCGTCCTACTGTCCGTGGTGTGGTTATGAACCCGGTAGACCACCCGCATGGTGGTGGTGAAGGTCGTACTTCCGGTGGTCGTCACCCGGTTACTCCTTGGGGTGTTCCAACCAAGGGTTACAAGACTCGTAGCAACAAACGCACTGACAAGATGATTGTCCGTCGCCGGAACAAGAAGTAA
- the rpsS gene encoding 30S ribosomal protein S19: MPRSLKKGPFVDHHLIKKVETAKAANDRRPIKTWSRRSMILPEMIGLTLAVHNGKQHVPVLVNENMVGHKLGEFALTRSYRGHVADKKSK, translated from the coding sequence GTGCCACGTTCACTAAAGAAAGGTCCTTTCGTTGACCATCATCTGATCAAAAAGGTTGAAACTGCCAAAGCGGCCAATGACCGTCGTCCTATCAAGACTTGGTCGCGTCGTTCCATGATCCTGCCGGAAATGATCGGCCTGACTCTGGCGGTTCATAACGGCAAGCAGCACGTTCCGGTGCTGGTGAATGAAAACATGGTAGGCCACAAGTTGGGTGAGTTTGCGCTGACCCGTTCTTACCGTGGTCACGTAGCCGACAAGAAGTCGAAGTAA
- the rplV gene encoding 50S ribosomal protein L22 → MEVAAKLRFARISPQKCRLVADQIRGLPVDKALNVLAFSPKKGAAMVKKVLESAIANAEHNEGADVDELCVKTIFVDQGPTMKRIMPRAKGRANRILKRTSHITVAVGEK, encoded by the coding sequence ATGGAAGTTGCAGCTAAATTGCGCTTTGCGCGTATTTCTCCTCAGAAGTGTCGCTTGGTTGCTGATCAGATTCGTGGTCTGCCAGTTGATAAAGCTTTGAATGTTCTGGCGTTCAGCCCTAAAAAAGGTGCTGCAATGGTCAAGAAGGTTCTGGAATCTGCTATTGCTAATGCAGAACACAATGAAGGTGCTGATGTTGACGAACTGTGCGTCAAGACCATCTTTGTTGATCAGGGCCCAACAATGAAGCGTATCATGCCGCGTGCTAAAGGACGTGCCAACCGCATCCTGAAGCGTACCAGTCACATTACTGTCGCTGTAGGCGAGAAATAA
- the rpsC gene encoding 30S ribosomal protein S3, with the protein MGQKVHPTGIRLGIAADWRSKWYAEGKDYADFLHKDLEVRSFLKKKLKEASVSRIQIERPAKSAFITIHTARPGVVIGKKGEDIEKLRAETASKLGLHVNNVKLNIEEIRKPELDAQLVAESIASQLECRIMFRRAMKRAVSNAMRLGALGVKVSVAGRLNGAEIARTEWYREGRVPLHTLRADIDYATAEALTTYGIIGVKVWIYKGEVFDLEQKQQSGQNQGQGRKKK; encoded by the coding sequence ATGGGTCAGAAAGTACATCCAACCGGTATCCGTCTTGGTATCGCAGCTGACTGGCGTTCCAAATGGTACGCTGAAGGCAAAGACTACGCAGATTTCCTGCACAAGGATCTGGAAGTCCGTTCCTTCCTGAAAAAGAAGCTGAAAGAGGCTTCCGTCAGCCGTATCCAGATTGAGCGTCCGGCCAAATCCGCATTCATTACCATTCACACTGCCCGTCCTGGCGTGGTGATTGGCAAGAAAGGCGAAGATATTGAGAAGCTGCGCGCAGAAACTGCTTCCAAGCTGGGTTTGCACGTCAATAACGTCAAGCTCAATATTGAAGAAATCCGCAAGCCGGAACTGGATGCGCAGTTGGTTGCAGAAAGCATTGCCAGCCAGTTGGAGTGTCGTATTATGTTCCGCCGTGCCATGAAGCGTGCCGTAAGTAACGCCATGCGTTTGGGTGCTCTGGGCGTGAAAGTGAGTGTTGCAGGTCGTCTGAATGGTGCAGAGATTGCCCGTACTGAGTGGTATCGCGAAGGTCGTGTGCCGCTTCATACCCTGCGTGCCGACATTGATTATGCAACGGCTGAAGCGCTGACTACTTACGGCATTATCGGCGTAAAGGTCTGGATCTACAAAGGCGAAGTCTTCGATCTGGAGCAAAAACAGCAATCTGGCCAAAATCAGGGTCAGGGCAGAAAGAAGAAGTGA
- the rplP gene encoding 50S ribosomal protein L16, whose protein sequence is MLQPKRTKFRKQMKGRNRGLALAGSKVSFGDFGLKAVERGRLTARQIESARRAINRYVRRGGKIWIRVFPDKPISKKPLEVRQGKGKGNVEYWVALIQPGKVLYEIEGVAEEVAREAFRLASAKLPMKTTFVSRQVM, encoded by the coding sequence ATGTTACAACCCAAGAGAACCAAATTCCGCAAGCAGATGAAAGGCCGCAACCGTGGTCTGGCGCTGGCGGGAAGCAAAGTCAGCTTCGGCGATTTCGGCCTGAAAGCTGTGGAACGTGGTCGCCTTACTGCCCGTCAGATCGAATCTGCGCGTCGTGCCATTAACCGTTATGTACGTCGTGGCGGCAAAATCTGGATCCGCGTGTTCCCTGACAAGCCAATCAGCAAGAAGCCATTGGAAGTTCGTCAAGGTAAAGGTAAGGGTAACGTTGAATACTGGGTTGCACTGATCCAGCCAGGCAAGGTTCTCTACGAAATTGAAGGTGTGGCAGAAGAAGTTGCGCGTGAGGCATTCCGTCTTGCATCCGCTAAACTGCCGATGAAAACAACATTCGTTTCTCGTCAGGTGATGTAA
- the rpmC gene encoding 50S ribosomal protein L29 gives MKAAELSQKSATELKEELVENLKEQFKLRMQKAAGQLSRPSEVKRVRREIARIKTVLAQKQAAGE, from the coding sequence ATGAAAGCAGCAGAACTCAGCCAGAAATCTGCAACCGAGCTCAAAGAAGAGCTGGTTGAAAACTTGAAAGAGCAGTTTAAGCTGCGTATGCAAAAGGCAGCCGGTCAGCTGTCACGCCCTTCCGAAGTGAAGCGCGTGCGCCGTGAAATTGCCCGTATCAAGACAGTGCTTGCGCAAAAGCAGGCGGCAGGTGAATAA
- the rpsQ gene encoding 30S ribosomal protein S17 codes for MNEEGKVERSLMGRVVSNKMDKSIVVLMERQVQHPVYGKFIKRSKKYHVHDENNECREGDTVLFKECRPLSKTKHWTLIKIVERAPEQA; via the coding sequence ATGAATGAAGAAGGCAAAGTAGAACGCAGCCTGATGGGGCGTGTTGTTAGCAACAAGATGGATAAGTCCATCGTCGTGCTGATGGAACGTCAGGTTCAGCATCCGGTGTATGGCAAGTTCATCAAGCGTTCCAAGAAATATCATGTTCATGACGAGAACAATGAGTGCCGCGAAGGCGATACCGTATTGTTCAAGGAGTGCCGTCCTTTGTCCAAGACAAAGCACTGGACTCTGATCAAGATTGTTGAACGTGCCCCTGAGCAGGCATAA
- the rplN gene encoding 50S ribosomal protein L14: MIQMQSILQVADNSGAKKVMCIKVLGGSHRRYAGIGDVIKVSIKDAIPRGKVKKGDVYNAVIVRTAHGVRRRDGSKIRFDNNAAVLLNNKLDPIGTRIFGPVTRELRGEKFMKIISLAPEVL, from the coding sequence ATGATCCAGATGCAATCCATTCTGCAAGTTGCAGATAACAGTGGTGCCAAGAAAGTCATGTGCATCAAGGTTCTGGGTGGTTCTCACCGTCGTTATGCCGGTATCGGCGACGTTATTAAGGTGAGTATCAAGGACGCGATTCCTCGTGGCAAGGTTAAAAAGGGTGACGTATATAATGCAGTCATCGTTCGTACCGCCCATGGTGTTCGTCGTCGTGACGGTTCCAAAATTCGCTTCGACAATAATGCAGCGGTTTTGTTGAACAACAAGCTCGACCCGATTGGTACCCGTATTTTTGGACCTGTTACCCGCGAGCTGCGTGGTGAGAAGTTCATGAAGATTATTTCACTGGCACCTGAAGTACTGTAA
- the rplX gene encoding 50S ribosomal protein L24 has product MRKIRSNDEVVVITGKDKGRRGKITQVLANGKVLVQGVNRVKKHVKPNPNAGVQGGIIEKEMPMDASNVMLVNPATGKGDRVGFKLLEDGKKIRVFKSNGERVDA; this is encoded by the coding sequence ATGCGCAAGATTCGCAGCAATGACGAAGTAGTTGTCATCACCGGCAAAGATAAAGGCCGTCGTGGCAAAATTACGCAGGTGTTGGCAAATGGCAAGGTTTTGGTCCAAGGCGTTAACCGTGTAAAAAAACACGTTAAGCCAAACCCAAATGCAGGTGTTCAGGGTGGCATTATTGAGAAAGAAATGCCGATGGATGCCTCAAATGTAATGCTGGTTAACCCTGCTACTGGTAAGGGCGACCGTGTTGGATTCAAGCTCCTGGAAGATGGCAAGAAAATCCGTGTCTTCAAATCCAATGGTGAGCGCGTAGACGCTTAA
- the rplE gene encoding 50S ribosomal protein L5, with product MARLHQFYRDTVVKELTDKFGYKNTMEVPKITKITLNMGLGEAVGDKKIIEHATGDMAKIAGQKPVVTMSRKSIAGFKIRDGWPIGCMVTLRSEKMYEFLDRLINISIPRVRDFRGLNGRAFDGRGNYNMGVKEQIIFPEIDYDKIDALRGMNITITTTAKTDEEGRALLEAFKFPFRQ from the coding sequence ATGGCAAGACTGCATCAGTTTTACCGCGATACTGTCGTCAAGGAATTGACCGATAAGTTCGGGTACAAGAACACAATGGAAGTTCCGAAAATCACCAAGATTACCCTGAATATGGGTCTTGGTGAAGCTGTCGGTGACAAAAAGATCATCGAACATGCTACTGGCGATATGGCAAAGATCGCAGGTCAGAAGCCTGTTGTCACGATGAGCCGCAAGTCAATTGCAGGCTTCAAGATTCGTGACGGCTGGCCAATTGGCTGTATGGTTACGCTGCGCAGTGAAAAGATGTACGAGTTCCTGGACCGTTTGATCAATATCTCCATCCCGCGTGTGCGTGACTTCCGTGGTTTGAATGGGCGTGCTTTTGATGGTCGTGGTAACTACAACATGGGCGTCAAAGAGCAAATCATTTTCCCGGAAATTGATTACGACAAAATCGACGCTTTACGTGGTATGAATATTACCATCACCACTACAGCAAAAACTGACGAAGAGGGACGGGCACTGCTCGAAGCCTTCAAGTTCCCCTTCAGACAGTAA
- the rpsN gene encoding 30S ribosomal protein S14 has protein sequence MAKKSMIAREARRTAAVAKYAAKRDALKAIISSPESSFEAVMEANEKLQKLPRDSSPVRQMTRCNLTGRPHAVYRKFGLCRNKLREAAMRGDVPGLTKASW, from the coding sequence ATGGCCAAGAAATCCATGATCGCCCGTGAAGCACGTCGTACCGCTGCCGTCGCCAAGTACGCAGCCAAGCGAGATGCACTGAAAGCAATTATCAGCAGCCCCGAAAGTTCTTTCGAAGCTGTGATGGAAGCGAACGAAAAGCTGCAAAAGCTGCCGCGTGACAGTAGTCCGGTTCGCCAGATGACCCGTTGCAACCTGACTGGTCGCCCACATGCTGTTTATCGCAAATTCGGCCTGTGCCGTAACAAGTTGCGTGAAGCTGCCATGCGTGGTGATGTTCCAGGTTTGACCAAGGCTAGCTGGTAA
- the rpsH gene encoding 30S ribosomal protein S8: MSMSDPIADMLTRIRNGQMASKASVAFPASKQKKAILEVLQSEGYIAGFEAGEADGKPVMTVKLKYFQGKPVISKLKRISRPGLRIFRGKDELPTVMGGYGVAIVSTSKGVMSDRAARASGQGGEVICTVE, from the coding sequence ATGAGCATGAGTGATCCTATCGCCGATATGCTGACCCGCATCCGTAACGGTCAGATGGCAAGCAAGGCGAGTGTTGCTTTCCCTGCCTCCAAGCAGAAAAAAGCTATTTTGGAAGTGCTGCAAAGTGAAGGCTACATTGCTGGTTTTGAAGCAGGTGAAGCGGATGGCAAGCCTGTCATGACTGTAAAACTGAAATATTTTCAGGGCAAGCCGGTTATCAGCAAGCTGAAGCGTATCAGCCGTCCCGGTCTGCGTATTTTCCGTGGAAAGGATGAATTGCCGACAGTCATGGGCGGATACGGTGTAGCTATTGTATCTACTTCCAAAGGCGTCATGAGTGACCGAGCAGCCCGCGCCTCTGGCCAGGGTGGCGAAGTCATCTGCACGGTTGAATAA